From the Pseudomonas monsensis genome, the window CGTTTTTGGCGTGATGCACCAGTTTGTAGTCGGCGGCTCCGAGTTTCGGATGGCCGGCGTACTTGCCCAGTCGTGCGCGGTCGATCAGCGATTGCGGGTGTTCGATGCGGAAACCCACCGAGAACGGCTTGGCTTCCATGAACACGCCACGGCTGTGCAACATGCGGAAGGTGTCACGGGCGCTGTGGCCCAGTGCCAGAATCACATGTCTGGAGTGCAGGGTTTCGCCGCTCGCCAATTGCACGCCGACCAGTTGGCCGTCTTCGATCAGCACGTCGCTGACGCGCTGCTGGAAGCGCACTTCGCCGCCCAGCGCGCGGATCTCTTCACGCATGGTCTCGACCATGCCAGTCAGGCGGAACGTACCGATGTGCGGCTTGCTGACGTAGAGGATTTCTTCCGGCGCGCCGGCCTTGACGAACTCGTGCAGGACTTTACGGCCAAGGAACTTCGGGTCCTTGATCTGGCTGTACAGCTTGCCGTCGGAGAACGTGCCCGCACCGCCTTCGCCGAATTGCACGTTGGACTCGGGGTTGAGCACGCTTTTGCGCCACAGGCCCCAGGTGTCCTTGGTGCGCTGGCGCACTTCGGTGCCGCGTTCGAGGATGATCGGCTTGAAGCCCATCTGTGCCAGCAGCAGGCCGGCGAAGATCCCGCACGGGCCGAAACCGACGACGATCGGGCGCTGGCTCAGGTCGCTCGGCGCCTGGCCGACGAATTTGTAGCTGACATCCGGCGCCACGTTGACGTTTCGGTCGTCGGCGAACTTGCCCAACACCTTGGCCTCATCGCGTACGTTGAGGTCGATGGTGTAGATGAAGCACAGTTCGGAGGACTTTTTGCGCGCATCGTAGCTGCGCTTGAACAAGGTGAAATCGAGCAAATCATCGCTGGCGATGCCCAGGCGTTGCACGATGGCGGCGCGCAGGTCTTCTTCGGGATGGTCGATTGGCAGCTTGAGTTCAGTGATTCGTAACATGGCGGGGATCCGGGTTCGCGGGGCGCACAACTGCGCCAAGGCGTTTGAAGGCCGCGATTATAAGCCGCAAAGGCCGGATCCGGTGAGGCTAAAACGCTCAGTCGTTGCGCGATCCGCCGAAATACCCGCAGCCGCGCTCGACCTGGCCGTCGATGCGCAACTCGGCGCTCATGTGCTGGACGCTGCCGGTGCTGCTGTCGACGCAACGTTGTGGTGCGACCCACAGCTCGATGCGCTGGTTGTTGGCTTCGCTGCTGAGGTTGAAGCGGCCGTCGCCCAGTTGCTCTTCAACATAAGGCACGGCCAGCGGCGGCTGTCCGGCGCGGTCGATGACCATGCCTTTGCCGCTGACCTTGACGTTCCATTCCGGGCCATGGCCGGCGGCGCGCAGGATCAGCAGTTTGAAATTCGGGTCGTCACACGCCGTGCCGGAACGTTCGACGCGGTACAACTGGGTCAGGTCGAGACGGTCGCCGGCGATCTTGCCGCGTACATCGGCGAACAACTTGCCCTGTTGATCGGCGAGCGTGGCGGCCTCTTGCAGCACGCTGGTGCCGCCGATGTCGTTGACCGCGTACTGACGCTGTTCGCCACACGGCTGGAACACCAGTTTGCCGTCGGCCGCCGTCAATTGCCCTTGCATCCGGGATTGCCCGACGTGGGAAGCACTCTGACGCGGGCCATCCAGCAATTGGCAGCCGGCAAACAACGGCAGCAGGGCAATAACGATCAAAGAACGGGCAACACGCATCTTCGGCTCTCCAGACAAGTGCCGCCACGTTACTGAGGCTGGCTGCCGATCACAAGGTTTGTCTGGCCACTATTGAATTGGGCACAGGGGCATCACATAGTCTTGGGCCGATTGGGTCTGATGGATCAAGGAGATCGCCATGCAATGGAAACATGCACTGCTGCTGTTGGCAGTCGCAGGCTGTGGGACCAGCCAGGCTGCCGATATTGATTTTTCCTCCGCGGCAGATTTCACCCGGATGGAGATACTGCTCAAAGATGACCCCAGCGCCCAACCGGATCATGTCCGGCTTTCCGTGACCCTGTCTCCCGAGGCGACCATCAGGGCTCGAAGGATCAGTCGAGAGGCGCTGGGCCAGCCATTGAACCTGTCTATCAACGGCCAGCACATTTCAACGGCGACGGTGCATTCGGAGCTGGGGGCGCAACTGATGATCGTGATGTCGCGCCCTGTGGCCAAAAAACTGCTGCCGACTTTGATCGAGAAGTGAAAATCAACCCACGTGAAAGGTCTGTCCGGTCTGCAGGCCTTCGACACTTTTTGCGTAGGCCAACGCCACGTCCGCCGCGGGAACCGGCTTGTAGCCACGGAAGTACGGGGCGTAGCTGCCCATCGCCTCCAGCAGTACGGTCGGGCTGACCGAGTTCACCCGCAGACCGCGAGGCAGTTCGATGGCGGCCGCTTTCACAAAACTGTCCAGTGCACCGTTGACCAGCGCCGCTGACGCACCGCTGCGAATCGGATCATGGCTGAGTACGCCGGTGGTGAAGGTGAATGACGCACCGTCATTGGCGAACTCGCGGCCGATCAGCAGCAGGTTGACCTGGCCCATCAGTTTGTCCTTGAGGCCGAGGGCGAAACTGTCTTCGTTCATCTCTCCCAGAGGGGCGAACGTCACGTTGCCGGCGGCGCAGACCAGGGCGTCGAATTTGCCGGTTTTTTCGAACAGCTGGCGGATCGACGCACTGTCACTGATATCGACTTGCAGATCAGCGCTGGTGCGACCGATGCGAATGACTTCGTGGCGTTGCGACAGTTCTTTGTCCACGGCTGAACCGATGGTGCCGCTGGCGCCGATCAACAGGATTTTCATTGTGCTGTGCCTCAAGTGATTGAACGAGGTTTCAGTCTAGAGTGGTTTTTTCTACGGATAAGCGCGCTAATGGGCAACCTTTGGTTTTCAAATGGAAACAATCCATGAGTGAAATGGATGATCTGGCGGCGTTCG encodes:
- a CDS encoding COG3650 family protein, with the translated sequence MRVARSLIVIALLPLFAGCQLLDGPRQSASHVGQSRMQGQLTAADGKLVFQPCGEQRQYAVNDIGGTSVLQEAATLADQQGKLFADVRGKIAGDRLDLTQLYRVERSGTACDDPNFKLLILRAAGHGPEWNVKVSGKGMVIDRAGQPPLAVPYVEEQLGDGRFNLSSEANNQRIELWVAPQRCVDSSTGSVQHMSAELRIDGQVERGCGYFGGSRND
- a CDS encoding short chain dehydrogenase, giving the protein MKILLIGASGTIGSAVDKELSQRHEVIRIGRTSADLQVDISDSASIRQLFEKTGKFDALVCAAGNVTFAPLGEMNEDSFALGLKDKLMGQVNLLLIGREFANDGASFTFTTGVLSHDPIRSGASAALVNGALDSFVKAAAIELPRGLRVNSVSPTVLLEAMGSYAPYFRGYKPVPAADVALAYAKSVEGLQTGQTFHVG
- a CDS encoding NAD(P)/FAD-dependent oxidoreductase; this translates as MLRITELKLPIDHPEEDLRAAIVQRLGIASDDLLDFTLFKRSYDARKKSSELCFIYTIDLNVRDEAKVLGKFADDRNVNVAPDVSYKFVGQAPSDLSQRPIVVGFGPCGIFAGLLLAQMGFKPIILERGTEVRQRTKDTWGLWRKSVLNPESNVQFGEGGAGTFSDGKLYSQIKDPKFLGRKVLHEFVKAGAPEEILYVSKPHIGTFRLTGMVETMREEIRALGGEVRFQQRVSDVLIEDGQLVGVQLASGETLHSRHVILALGHSARDTFRMLHSRGVFMEAKPFSVGFRIEHPQSLIDRARLGKYAGHPKLGAADYKLVHHAKNGRSVYSFCMCPGGTVVAATSEPNRVVTNGMSQYSRNERNANSGIVVGITPEVDYPGGPLAGIELQERLESHAFILGGSDYKAPAQLVGDFINGTPSTELGEVEPSYKPGVALGDLALALPEFAIEAIREALPAFEKQIRGYSLHDAVLTGIETRTSSPLRITRNESLQSMNVKGLFPAGEGAGYAGGILSAGVDGIRIAEAVARDILGLEA